One genomic region from Argentina anserina chromosome 2, drPotAnse1.1, whole genome shotgun sequence encodes:
- the LOC126783923 gene encoding auxin-responsive protein SAUR21-like yields MAIIFSIANAKRSLTRSLSGSKKLDIPKGYFAVYVGENQKKRFVIPLWYLNHPSFQNLLSQAEEEHGYDHPMGGITIPCTEHTFLELTSGLSE; encoded by the exons ATGGCTATAATATTCT CAATTGCTAATGCCAAGAGAAGTCTAACTAGATCTCTGTCTGGTTCAAAGAAACTAGATATCCCTAAAGGCTACTTTGCGGTCTATGTTGGGGAGAACCAGAAGAAGCGGTTTGTGATTCCACTATGGTATTTGAACCATCCTTCATTCCAAAATTTGTTGAGCCAAGCTGAAGAAGAACATGGATATGATCATCCCATGGGCGGTATCACAATCCCCTGCACTGAGCACACTTTCCTTGAACTGACTTCTGGCCTAAGTGAGTGA
- the LOC126782981 gene encoding auxin-induced protein 15A-like produces MGFRLPGIANAKRSLTRSLSASKVSKSLDIPKGYFAVYVGESQKRFVIPISYLNEPVFRDLLSQAEEEFGYDHPMGGITIPCSEHTFLDLTARLSD; encoded by the coding sequence ATGGGTTTCCGGTTGCCTGGAATTGCTAACGCCAAAAGAAGTCTCACTAGATCTTTATCTGCCTCAAAAGTTTCGAAGAGCTTAGATATCCCAAAAGGCTACTTTGCAGTCTATGTTGGGGAGAGTCAGAAGCGATTTGTGATTCCGATATCGTACTTGAATGAGCCTGTGTTTCGGGATTTGCTGAGTCAAGCTGAAGAAGAATTTGGATATGATCATCCCATGGGAGGTATCACAATCCCCTGCAGTGAGCACACCTTTCTGGATCTGACTGCACGCTTGAGTGACTAA
- the LOC126782977 gene encoding uncharacterized protein LOC126782977 yields MKVSKIEVNLRRLLAAAPQQQNQAKLSHYVATLQEQVEQLAEERTEEGLPRVSKAVLSDYSEKIEAIALKLAAPSPNLQEPQESLARISVKAKSPEIGDNQSPHSPGLRRRIVPNLNIQDGTRETFAADSSPPVKLDTAAQAQIEKHRRLQEDLTDEMVGLARQLKETSLVMSQSVQNTEKLLDSTEEAVERSLASTGHATARASDIYTKTSKTSCFIWLLMFLMTCIFIMVVLLIRVT; encoded by the coding sequence ATGAAAGTGAGCAAAATAGAGGTGAACTTGAGGAGGCTGCTTGCAGCTGCTCCTCAGCAACAAAACCAGGCAAAACTTTCGCATTATGTTGCTACTTTACAAGAACAAGTAGAACAACTAGCTGAAGAGAGAACAGAGGAAGGCCTACCTAGAGTTTCAAAGGCTGTTTTGAGTGACTATTCAGAGAAGATCGAAGCCATTGCTTTGAAATTAGCTGCTCCGTCGCCTAATTTGCAAGAACCCCAGGAGTCCCTCGCAAGAATATCAGTCAAAGCAAAGTCACCAGAAATAGGAGACAATCAGAGTCCCCATTCTCCAGGTCTGAGAAGACGAATTGTGCCCAACTTAAACATCCAAGATGGAACTCGTGAGACATTTGCTGCAGATTCTTCGCCACCTGTTAAACTTGATACTGCAGCTCAAGCACAGATTGAAAAACATAGACGACTTCAGGAGGATTTGACTGATGAAATGGTTGGGTTGGCGAGGCAACTCAAAGAGACTAGTCTCGTGATGAGCCAGTCTGTGCAAAACACTGAAAAACTGCTCGACTCTACTGAGGAGGCTGTGGAAAGGAGCCTGGCAAGCACTGGTCATGCAACCGCACGGGCATCTGATATATACACAAAAACTTCAAAGACCTCGTGTTTCATATGGCTTTTAATGTTTCTAATGACATGTATATTCATCATGGTTGTACTTTTAATCCGTGTCACTTAG